In the genome of Dromiciops gliroides isolate mDroGli1 chromosome 1, mDroGli1.pri, whole genome shotgun sequence, the window acagtggagagagtgaggGTAAGCAAAGAGGGTATAACTGAGAGTAAGGAGGAGACCTCTCTTTTATTGCCCTTAAAAAGAAGGGAagcgggtcagctaggtggtgcaatggatagagcactggccctggattcaggaggacctgagttcaaatccgacctcagacacttgacacttactagctgtgtgaccctgggcaagtcacttcaccctcattgccctgcaaaaaaaaaaaagaaagaaagaaagaaaaacaaaaacaaatgagggaAGCACAGCCTAATATTAATCAGCATGAGCTGTGTTTCACCTAGGGGAAATATTCATGATGGCTCCAATATTGAGCAAGTATGGTCCCTGGAGCAGGGGAGGCTCAGGCTTCTACCATAACAGCAAGGCAGGTGGCTCTTAGATGGATATAtaaccttccctctccccaacacacatatacacacacacacacacacacacacacagagattttCAAGTAAACCTTTAATCTCTCCAAGGGATGGACAGACCTTGGCACACCGTTAGGTGTACCACATGAAGCCATAGTTAGCGTGGACCCGCTCCTCTTGGGTCCGTAGACTGTACAGCTCACCCAAGGTTGGAGGCACCCATCGGGTAGTATGGAAGACAGACTCACCCACCTAAGAAGAAAGAGCTGTTAGTGTGAGTCCCAAACCTCTGTGAGAGATGAATGGCCCCCAAGCAAGGGCCACCTATATATGTGACTCTACACCTGCCAAACTCAAACAAATGTTACCAGCTCCCAGCCCAAAAGGGATGCCTGGTAGCAGTCTATaccacagctggtgggtgttccTCCTCCCCTGCCTTGCTGAGGGATCCTAACTTGAGCATCTCTGGAActctgctggacttggagtcagaggatctgagtccaaatcccagCTGAGCTGTTCACTCCCTGGGTCACCCTAGGCAGTTCATTTTATTCTCTCTGGGCCaatgtttcttcacatgtaaaattggggggcagtggggtgggggaatggaaCAGACAAATGACCcctcaggtcctttccagctctgaatctatgatcctctaaaTCTACTCAGCCCTCAGCCCCACTAACTTCTTCACCTCTCTTCGCTCCTAAAGCTGTTGAGGAAATAAACccaactgggagtcaggagacctagtcctaccaccactaccaccaaacTTGGAGTATGATCTTTGGCCAattacttctcagtttcctccactgtaaaatattATTAACAGAACAGAATGCCAGGCTGGAGAGCCCTAAGAACACAGTctgtgtcagagctgggagagcccttagaacccaggatgtcagagctaggagggcccttagaacccaggatgtcagcgCTGGGAGGGCCcgtagaacccaggatgtcagcgctgggagggcccttagaacccaggatgtcagcgctgggagggcccttagaacccaggatgtcagcgctgggagggcccttagaacccaggatgtcagcgctgggagggcccttagaacccaggatgtcagagctgggagggcccttagaacccaagatgtcagagctgggagggcccttagaacccaggatgtcagagcagggagggattttagagatcatctttttGGACACCAtcattctggggaaaaaaagacatttggatccaaaaagaataaagggtttgcccaaggccacatagttaAATTAGGAGCCTGCTTCTAAGATCCTCCCACTCTGCTTAAAGGAACCAACCTTCCAGCCAGGAACATCTTTCATGATTATAGCCTCCTCCTCCAGGTTCTCTCTCAACATACGCAGCTTCCTTCAGACAAACAGACAACAGTGAAAAGCTACAGCCCCAGACTAACACAGTATTGTTGGTCCCTTAAAATGATCGTGtgtggggaagaagagagaactgGTAGAGAAAGGGGTGCCTAAACCTGGTCAGCCAGCTTGTTCTTCTACCTGTCCTCTATGGGAAAGATATATTTCCTAAGGGAGGCAAGTGGGCAGTATCTGAATCCCTGTTCTCTGGGAGTCCAGAAGGACAGAaagaattttctttgtattatccCGCCCCATCCGCATCCACATCCACGTCCAcacagaagggaagaaaaaagccaGTAAAATCTGGGAGTATCATGCTAATTGAAATCGAAATCTTAGAAGAGGTCAGATAAATGTAGCCAATCAAAAAGGCAAAATGACTGACAGTGGGCACCGATTCATTCggagaaggaaacaaaagagaaatcccAGTGTCAAGTCCACTCCTTACAATAACCTTCTCTCAGCTGTAGTGAGGGCACCACACATCTGGGTCTTCTCTCCTTCCAGAATCCTCCCACAGTCCTAGAAGGGCCCCCTTGCCCACCCCCACTCCCTCATCAGTGGGCCTCCTCTGCCTGCTGAAGCCTTCTCCTAACCCCACTTCAGGGATTCCTACCTCCGATCCTCCTCTGCCTGCAACAGTGGCATCAATGCAATTCGGGCTTCCAAGTCTTCAATCAGCCAACGTCTAGAACAAACACAAACAGAGGTAGATGCTAAGGGCTGCCTGATGTCTCCCAATAGAAGTATGGCCTCATGTGAGGCCTCAGTCCTGGGAGCATGgagacaccccacccccaccccactacaaccccccacccccctcacaaGAAGTGATGTCACTTAGACCAATAACCAGGAAGTTAGCTAGAAGTCAATTACAACAAATCTGGAATGACGGAGTACTCATTCCAAGagactgtaaaatgatgaggtcaAAATAGATAATCTCTGAAATTCCTCCTAGCTCTGCCAGGCTACTGATCTATgtttcaaagtcccttccaatttgtCCCGAGAGAGGCAACAAAGTGAGCTCTCTCCCTACTTTCTCCACTTGGAGGTTTTCATTTTCCCCAGTCTCTCACTGCTGATTCCTTAAGCCCTGAGGCTAAACAATGCTAAATGCTCATGTGAGTGAGTGCTCATGGTCCTGTCATGGGCatagttccaggcccagcacaacCTATCAATTAAATAAGTGGGACGGTCATGGGTGATGATTCAGAGAGACAGGCTTACTGCAGAGGCCAGCTGATAAATgctcaaaaaatatgaacagatagtttttaGAGAAAGAATTCCAAGTTATCTAgcaatagccatataaaaatgtcctaaatcactaataatcagagaaattcaaattaaaacaaggttccacctcacacctatgagagtTGCAAagttcacaaaaaaagaaaatgaaaaatgctggaaGCACTATGggaaacaggtacattaatgggAAACAGGTCCATTAATAAtagtgttaaaaaaataaaaataaaaataaaaaaaataatagagtgTTGATGGAGCTGTCAACTGGCTCAGGCATTccaaaaagaaatttggaacactGCCCAAAAAGTTATCTAACTATaaatataccctttgacctagcaataccactactaggcctatatgtgaataagattaaaaaaaatttttttaattaaaaaaaaaaaaacgggaaAAGGACCATAGATGCAAAaaagatgacacagtggatagaatgccaggcctggagtcaggaagagctaagttcaaatttggcctccaacacttactagctgtgtgaccctgggcaagtcacataacctgttttgcctcagtgtcccctttttttaaaatggggataataataaacctacctcccaggtaaTTGTAAAACACATTTTTGGCACAGTGGCCTAACCACTGTTATGTATATAATTCAAGGAGgcccccccaaaagggaaagttcccataaatacaaaaatgtttagcaacctaagtaaaattttaaaataaattttatacactttttgtctttatatcacctaCGTTTTCACTGTCTTCTTCCCCCTCACTCCTTCCaataaaagaggaaggaaaaagttcACTAAAACCAGCATATCAAAAAATTCTGACATTATCTATAGATTCCACATCCATGGACCACTACATTCTACAAACGATTCAAGCaaagtatcttctcatatctcttctttaaaaCCAAACTTGTTCTTACTACTTCACAACATTCTGTTCCAATTATTTTGTGGCGGTTGTTCTATGTACATTGTTGGAATCATTGTGTATATGGTTTTCCTGGCTCTAACTTCACTCTGCATGAGTTCATCTAAGACTTTCCATGTTCCTTCATATTCATCATGTCCACTACTTCTTAATagtctattacattcacataccacaattttgTTTGGTCATTCTGCAATCGATGggcttctactttgtttccagttctttgctttcACTAAAAGTgcagctatataaatatttttatatttataggacctttctttttgttaatgaCCTCCTTGGAGAATGTCTAGCACTGAAATCTCTAGGTCAAAGATATGGACTTTTAGTCACTTTGTTCACATAATTCCAATCTGCTTTCCAGAACAGTCATACAAAatcaactccatcaacaatgcattagagggggcagctagggagcacagtggataaagcaccagccctggattcaggaggacctgagttcaagtctggcctcagacttactagctgtgtgaccctgggcaagtcacttgactcccactgccttgcaaaaattaaaaaacaaaaacaaaaaataatgcatTAGAGTACCTGTCTTCCCACAAACTTCAACACTGACTATTCCCATCACTTGCCATTTTTACCAATtcgtatataatttttttgtaatagcaaagaagtGGAAGGAAAACAGGTGCCCATCAACTAGGTAATGGCTAAATTGTAGTAGTGTACAAATGTAGTAGAGCACTATAACACCATAAAAAATGACAActataaagaattcaaagaaacttgggaagatttctatgaattgACATGGagcaaaataaacagaaccaagaagataattcatatgactataataatgtaaagaaaaataagaatgaaaaacgAATACAGTGTTAAACCATGATTTCAGAAGATGGGGATAAAAGAACATTCCTCTTGTCTCTCACAAGAGGTGGTAAGACTATGGAATAAAgcacacattttcagacatggccaatgtgttgatttgtgtTGCTTGACTAAACTCATTTACTCCAGAGTATTCTGCTGAGTGGAAAAAATTCGTTGAGAAGTAACAATGTCAAAACAGAGattgataaaatatttcaaaaggaaaaaaccctataGCAGACATCTTCAATGTCACATCACTGACATGTGCAGAGAACTAAATCCTACCGTGTTTATTGCTTGTTAATtattaaaaagtatttgatttaGTAGAGCAAAATGCAGCCTCCTGGGCTCTTCAACAAAGATGTTTCCTATGCATATGTTTAGCTATTTGGCTATTATTCTTTCATAGATATAGAAGATATGACTTTGTTCAATGACCCTCTGATTGATGTGATAACATAAAACAAGATGTACGCTCAAAGGTCTTTGCCATTGTTATAGAAAATATCTAGgggcaagctggtggcacagtggatagagcactggccctggagtcaggaggacctgagttcaaatccggcctcagacacttaacacttactagttgtgtgaccctgggcaagtcacttaaccccaattgcctcacaaaagaagaaaaaaaaaagaaaatatctagcATAGTCTGACTGATAGATGTTCTCCAGGTGCTTTTCTTTGCAGACATTGAGGACTTGATACAGTTAGCATATACACTGCAGTCTTATAAATGAAATTCAGTCACCTACAAGAATTCAGTCTAACAACCCATACGGGAAAAACAAGTGGCTGAAGAATGCTCATAGGTCAGATACACAATTAAGATAGCAAGCCCAGATATCTTGGGCATACACTGGAGACAGATGATGGTCTAGATCCAGAATtacacaggaaaaagaaagccGACTTAATTGTATTTGGGAAATTCCACAATCTCTTGGGGGAAGAGTCAACATAATCAATCTGCCCATTAGAGGCAGGTTGAGAACCAGGCAGGATCTTGCCACATTGATCTTTCAAAGGCAGACACTATTATTGGCATGAGGAGCATCATTAAACAGAAGCAGCTGCCCTGTCCTTAGTTAAAGGGATCATCACATGCCACAGTGCCAATGACAACCCCTCTGACTGTTACTGTGCCTGACACAAAACAGCATCATAGCCCCTATTGTCTAGATT includes:
- the NDUFA13 gene encoding NADH dehydrogenase [ubiquinone] 1 alpha subcomplex subunit 13; the protein is MAASKVKQDMPPPGGYGPIDYKRNLPRRGISGYSMFAIGIGAMLFGHWSMMKWNRERRRWLIEDLEARIALMPLLQAEEDRRKLRMLRENLEEEAIIMKDVPGWKVGESVFHTTRWVPPTLGELYSLRTQEERVHANYGFMWYT